In a single window of the Raphanus sativus cultivar WK10039 chromosome 9, ASM80110v3, whole genome shotgun sequence genome:
- the LOC130494280 gene encoding uncharacterized protein LOC130494280, giving the protein MAKATRRTRRRRVHSRRIRARPYKSQPCNRLVKRNLFPENCSKCVEKRDSWESVICSVCMECPHNAVLLLCSSHDKGCRPYMCGTSFRYSNCLDQYKKASAKLGNLTCPLCRGQVKGWTVVQTARDHLNLKKRICMQEECVFAGTFGELRKHMRVEHPCARPPREVDPEVEQNWRRLEIEHDRDDVFSTIRSLIPGATVFGDYVIERNDDDDDDGGNGSDSDEGGGGGDQYNGSGMMDAGFGRNFLNVILMMHAVGASRSQTRRSDSDSSDLTTINRGTADEMTFSGEEEEEDRQSTSLASRMRRQGRVLLGRSGRRRRDREANQRPGPPPR; this is encoded by the coding sequence ATGGCCAAAGCTACAAGGAGGACAAGACGCAGGAGGGTACACTCGCGGCGGATCAGAGCAAGACCTTACAAGTCCCAACCTTGTAATCGTCTTGTGAAAAGGAACTTGTTTCCAGAAAACTGTTCCAAATGTGTAGAGAAGAGGGACAGCTGGGAGAGTGTTATATGCTCTGTCTGCATGGAGTGTCCTCACAACGCCGTGCTTCTCCTCTGCTCGTCACACGACAAGGGATGCCGTCCTTACATGTGCGGCACCAGCTTCCGGTACTCCAACTGCTTGGATCAGTACAAGAAAGCGTCTGCTAAGCTTGGGAACCTCACCTGCCCGCTTTGTAGAGGGCAGGTGAAAGGGTGGACGGTCGTGCAGACCGCGCGTGACCATTTGAATCTCAAGAAGAGGATATGCATGCAGGAGGAGTGTGTTTTCGCTGGGACCTTCGGGGAGCTGAGGAAACACATGAGAGTGGAGCATCCCTGTGCGAGGCCGCCGCGCGAGGTTGATCCTGAGGTGGAGCAGAACTGGAGGAGGCTTGAGATCGAGCATGACCGGGATGATGTTTTCAGCACGATCAGGTCGTTGATACCTGGCGCGACGGTGTTTGGGGATTACGTTATTGAAAGGAacgatgacgatgatgatgatggaggcAACGGTTCTGACTCAGACgagggtggtggtggtggtgatcaGTACAACGGTTCAGGGATGATGGATGCTGGGTTTGGTAggaattttttaaatgttatccTTATGATGCATGCTGTTGGGGCGTCGAGGAGTCAGACAAGACGCTCTGATTCTGATTCGAGCGACTTGACGACGATCAACCGTGGAACAGCAGATGAGATGACTTTCTctggagaagaggaagaggaagatagGCAGAGCACCTCTCTGGCAAGTCGGATGAGGCGACAAGGACGGGTTCTACTAGGACGATCGGGTAGGAGACGTAGAGATAGAGAAGCTAACCAGAGACCAGGTCCCCCTCCTAGATAA